In one Lolium rigidum isolate FL_2022 unplaced genomic scaffold, APGP_CSIRO_Lrig_0.1 contig_33343_1, whole genome shotgun sequence genomic region, the following are encoded:
- the LOC124681069 gene encoding NADPH-dependent aldehyde reductase-like protein, chloroplastic, whose product MADTTTAAAAVAAVAGSSDPAALPLAGRVAIVTGASRGIGRAIAAHLSALGASVVLGYASSAAEADALAAELPRSVAVKADVSEEAGVRSLFDAAESAFGCAAPHIVVANAGVLDDKYPSVADTATADFDRVFAVNTRGAFLCLREAANRLPRGGGGRIVAVTSSVVGSLPTGYAAYTASKAAVEAMVRTMAKELKGTRITANCVAPGATATDMFFAGKSEEMVRRNVETNPMERLGEAGDIAPVVGFLCTDAAEWVNGQVIRANGGYV is encoded by the coding sequence ATGGCTGACACTACCACCGCTGCAGCAGCCGTCGCTGCCGTCGCTGGCTCGTCGGATCCCGCGGCTCTGCCGCTCGCCGGACGCGTGGCCATCGTGACCGGCGCGTCGCGCGGCATCGGGCGCgccatcgcggcccacctctccgcCCTCGGCGCGAGCGTGGTGCTGGGCTACGCGTCCAGCGCGGCCGAGGCCGACGCGCTCGCCGCGGAGCTCCCGCGCTCCGTGGCAGTGAAGGCCGACGTGTCCGAGGAGGCCGGCGTTcggtccctcttcgacgccgccgAGTCCGCCTTCGGCTGCGCCGCGCCGCACATCGTCGTGGCCAACGCCGGCGTGCTGGACGACAAGTACCCGTCCGTCGCCGACACCGCCACGGCGGACTTCGACCGGGTCTTCGCCGTGAACACGCGCGGCGCGTTCCTGTGCCTCCGCGAGGCCGCCAACCGGctgccccgcggcggcggcgggcggatcGTGGCCGTGACGTCGTCCGTGGTCGGGTCGCTCCCGACGGGGTACGCGGCGTACACGGCGTCCAAGGCGGCCGTGGAGGCCATGGTGCGGACGATGGCTAAGGAGCTGAAGGGCACGCGCATCACGGCGAACTGCGTCGCGCCGGGGGCCACGGCCACGGACATGTTCTTCGCCGGGAAGAGCGAGGAGATGGTGAGGCGGAACGTGGAAACCAACCCGATGGAGCGGCTCGGGGAAGCCGGTGACATCGCGCCCGTGGTCGGGTTCCTCTGCACCGACGCCGCCGAGTGGGTCAACGGCCAGGTCATCCGGGCCAACGGCGGGTACGTGTGA